In Ruminiclostridium papyrosolvens DSM 2782, the following proteins share a genomic window:
- a CDS encoding ABC transporter ATP-binding protein, whose translation MLPHKIKHNKYYIFYLQYFKTHSVKIIWLLLIIVIGVASSNITPIIYGKMIDVITTGNMSILKNHVILYFVITVFSLVVSIIENYMGQVVSFIVSSQVKTKIFNKIICMRVKNLDSYSVGELVSRLESDASTVVNYYIDVATSIALILFNFFISVYLVFSISSQLSIVSILFIPITGLITILFRSKYKALAKREKEYSDKYYAFTNESFSNIKGIKAYQIENKMLNNFREYLSENFRLVKRSVFLSNNMSFLNNFVSLCFTLVIICFSGLLIQDDKLSVGNMVAFSMYVSKLFDATTRLLNLNLDAQSIGISIDRINSLLSEPDEIDYSFDNISDEHTLDRITIRDLSFKYIDEDVLAGINLSINKPGFYAIVGKNGCGKSTLVKLLLRFYDVSEGEILFNDYSIDKYTISFLRNQITFVQKEPFIFNSSIKENIMLANPSATFDKIVEVCEIVGLSDLINKMPDGYDTKLGENGSFLSSGQKQKLNIARALIRHSPIILLDEITSDLDGSAEKEIVKIVQDISKSSIVLFISHKISSIEQCDEVILIDEGQVVANGPHKSLIEDNVLYQNLFKYDHEVVKN comes from the coding sequence TTGTTGCCACATAAAATAAAACATAATAAATATTACATATTCTATTTGCAATACTTCAAAACCCATTCTGTAAAAATAATATGGCTATTATTGATAATTGTTATAGGTGTAGCATCAAGCAATATTACGCCAATAATTTATGGTAAAATGATTGACGTAATAACAACAGGAAATATGTCGATTTTAAAAAACCATGTTATTCTTTATTTTGTCATCACTGTATTTTCTTTGGTTGTTAGTATAATAGAAAACTATATGGGTCAAGTAGTATCGTTCATAGTTTCAAGTCAAGTTAAAACAAAAATTTTTAATAAAATCATTTGTATGAGGGTCAAAAATCTTGATTCTTATTCTGTTGGTGAACTTGTTTCAAGATTAGAATCTGATGCAAGCACTGTCGTTAATTACTATATTGATGTAGCGACAAGTATAGCTCTTATACTATTTAATTTTTTTATCTCGGTTTATCTGGTGTTTTCGATATCATCTCAGTTATCTATTGTCTCTATTTTGTTTATACCTATTACGGGTTTGATAACAATTTTGTTCAGATCAAAATACAAAGCGTTAGCAAAAAGAGAAAAGGAATATTCCGATAAATATTATGCATTTACAAACGAAAGTTTTTCAAATATAAAAGGTATTAAGGCTTATCAAATAGAGAACAAGATGCTTAACAACTTTAGAGAATATCTATCAGAGAATTTTAGATTAGTAAAAAGGTCAGTTTTTTTAAGTAATAATATGAGCTTTTTAAACAATTTTGTTTCACTTTGTTTTACCCTAGTGATTATATGTTTCTCCGGCTTGCTCATCCAAGATGACAAATTAAGTGTTGGTAATATGGTTGCCTTTAGTATGTATGTAAGCAAACTGTTCGATGCTACTACTAGGCTGTTAAATTTAAACTTAGATGCTCAATCAATAGGCATATCTATTGATAGAATAAACAGCCTGCTCAGCGAACCAGATGAAATAGATTATTCGTTTGATAACATATCAGACGAGCATACCTTGGATAGAATAACTATTAGGGATCTAAGTTTTAAATACATAGACGAGGATGTTTTGGCAGGTATCAACCTAAGTATCAATAAGCCTGGTTTTTATGCTATAGTGGGTAAAAACGGATGTGGTAAAAGCACTTTAGTTAAACTGCTTTTGAGGTTTTATGATGTTAGTGAAGGTGAAATACTTTTTAACGATTATTCAATAGATAAGTATACAATTAGTTTTTTAAGAAATCAGATTACATTTGTTCAAAAGGAGCCATTTATATTTAACAGTTCAATAAAAGAGAATATAATGTTGGCAAATCCATCTGCCACGTTTGATAAGATAGTAGAAGTTTGTGAGATAGTGGGCTTGTCAGATTTAATTAACAAAATGCCGGACGGTTATGACACTAAACTAGGTGAAAACGGGTCATTTCTTTCCAGCGGACAGAAACAAAAACTAAATATTGCGAGAGCGCTTATAAGGCATTCCCCTATTATACTATTAGACGAAATCACATCGGACCTTGACGGATCAGCAGAAAAAGAGATAGTAAAGATTGTCCAGGATATTTCTAAATCATCTATTGTACTTTTTATTAGTCATAAAATATCATCAATCGAACAATGCGATGAAGTGATTTTAATTGACGAAGGCCAAGTAGTAGCTAATGGTCCCCACAAATCCTTAATTGAGGATAATGTATTATACCAGAATTTATTTAAATATGACCATGAAGTAGTGAAAAATTAA
- a CDS encoding MarR family winged helix-turn-helix transcriptional regulator codes for MNTLATALFTVIFNFLNIDIIYNMLYIKYITCYVFGGHMKLKGISEEYAIYGTLFSLSNRIQTIGDKEFTDITMKQHFLMIALGMFEEPPTLKEMAELIGCSYQNVKRMAEHLHKGEYLNILQDSKDKRKLLLVSTGKLEGMADSNPEKTIVFMSQLYKNIPREDLVTTLNTLMKMDKNIGGIIE; via the coding sequence TTGAATACACTTGCAACAGCATTGTTCACTGTTATATTTAATTTTTTAAATATTGACATAATATATAACATGCTCTATATTAAATACATAACATGTTATGTATTCGGGGGACATATGAAGTTAAAAGGTATAAGTGAAGAATATGCAATTTATGGGACTCTATTTTCTCTATCAAACAGAATTCAGACAATTGGTGACAAAGAGTTTACAGATATTACAATGAAACAACATTTTTTGATGATAGCACTTGGAATGTTTGAAGAACCACCTACACTAAAAGAAATGGCTGAGCTAATTGGTTGTTCTTATCAGAATGTAAAAAGAATGGCAGAGCATCTACACAAAGGAGAGTACTTAAATATTTTACAGGACAGCAAGGACAAACGGAAATTGTTGCTTGTGTCCACGGGAAAATTAGAAGGAATGGCAGATTCCAACCCTGAAAAAACGATAGTTTTCATGTCACAGCTTTATAAAAACATTCCCAGAGAAGATCTTGTGACTACCTTAAATACATTAATGAAAATGGACAAGAATATTGGAGGTATTATAGAATGA
- a CDS encoding RNA polymerase sigma factor produces MVDKDFFLILRMKQGDETAVNDFVKQYYGQVYKYCYYKLSDKYQAEDVTQETFINLFKHFNNYSHKGKAKNYLYVIAGNLCKNEYKKRKDLSAIDIEESMADTKEGQKEIVLKLYIEQEMSALPEEFREIILLYYFQNLKIREISEILGISISLVKYRLSESKKMLKKMLDKEDFYEYTY; encoded by the coding sequence ATGGTGGACAAGGACTTTTTCCTGATTTTAAGAATGAAGCAGGGTGACGAAACAGCGGTCAATGATTTCGTTAAGCAATATTATGGACAAGTATATAAGTATTGTTATTATAAATTATCTGATAAATATCAAGCAGAAGATGTTACACAGGAGACATTTATCAATTTATTCAAACACTTTAACAACTATAGTCATAAAGGGAAGGCAAAAAATTATCTATATGTTATTGCCGGAAACTTGTGCAAAAATGAGTATAAAAAGCGTAAGGACCTGTCAGCCATTGACATTGAAGAATCCATGGCTGATACAAAGGAAGGCCAAAAGGAAATTGTTCTTAAGCTATATATTGAGCAGGAGATGTCAGCTCTTCCAGAGGAATTCAGAGAAATAATACTTTTATATTATTTTCAGAATCTTAAGATAAGAGAAATTTCTGAAATACTTGGCATAAGTATTTCATTAGTAAAATATCGTCTCTCCGAAAGTAAAAAAATGCTTAAAAAAATGTTGGACAAGGAGGACTTCTATGAATACACATATTGA
- a CDS encoding DUF6544 family protein, with protein sequence MKVQRRNKIIIFIGIVFVLIGIVLIYWNIPYSPFESSFHKDMKRRISEIAINEEVCTQAEVDSLPEAFKRHCKYIGLVGSKKNNAVNVVFHDTKFVFDSNKGTILDMEYNLWLLCDKPFRSAFCKSSMFGVPFDGIDYCSDDRVGGMKGMLGKAIEIFDVSNEQMYKAGLISWLAEGAGVNPSILLSDYVTYEEIDSTHVKAKIKYNGVEGEGVFSFDEQGRLLGFESDERQVEEINGVMTPIGWKAKYENYKGKNGVLIPGVMQAIKIYPDKEVVYFDSNNFDIYYYK encoded by the coding sequence ATGAAAGTACAAAGGAGAAATAAAATCATAATTTTTATCGGAATTGTTTTCGTATTAATCGGAATCGTTTTAATATACTGGAATATACCATATTCTCCGTTTGAAAGTTCCTTTCACAAGGATATGAAAAGGCGGATTTCAGAAATTGCGATAAATGAAGAAGTTTGCACTCAAGCTGAAGTGGATAGTTTACCTGAAGCCTTTAAAAGGCACTGCAAGTACATTGGATTGGTTGGAAGTAAAAAAAATAATGCAGTAAATGTAGTGTTTCACGACACAAAGTTTGTATTTGACAGTAATAAAGGTACTATACTTGATATGGAATATAATTTATGGTTACTCTGTGATAAACCCTTCAGGAGTGCTTTTTGTAAATCCAGTATGTTTGGGGTTCCTTTTGACGGTATTGATTATTGCTCTGATGACAGGGTGGGTGGAATGAAAGGCATGCTTGGAAAAGCTATTGAAATATTTGATGTCAGTAATGAACAAATGTACAAAGCTGGATTGATATCTTGGTTGGCAGAGGGTGCGGGTGTAAATCCCAGTATATTATTATCCGATTATGTAACATATGAAGAAATTGATTCCACTCATGTAAAAGCAAAGATTAAATATAATGGAGTAGAAGGAGAAGGAGTATTTAGCTTCGATGAGCAAGGAAGATTATTGGGCTTTGAAAGTGATGAAAGACAGGTAGAGGAGATAAATGGAGTTATGACTCCCATAGGTTGGAAGGCTAAATATGAAAATTACAAAGGGAAGAATGGTGTGCTGATACCTGGCGTCATGCAAGCTATAAAGATATATCCTGATAAGGAAGTAGTTTACTTTGATTCGAATAATTTTGATATATACTACTACAAATAA
- a CDS encoding amidase, with product MFFLESKMIWQIKNVKEKKITVLEIVKERLSLLERHKSCNAVICYDKKAVLEQAAELDNSIKEGKSSGKLAGAIITVKDNLEVKGLSATAGMKKYINNIPSQDCDVVKKLRDEGAIILGKTNMPAGAMDMQTFNDIYGRTNHPDFPEYTCGGSSGGGAAAIKLGISDADIGNDFMGSIRVPAHFCGIYGMIGTDRIIPLENIVGGKPYGSTMSDILRIGIQASDLSELHLLFTIIADESKIFPLKQNSGQLKIAYTKDCGDLPISKEYATCFTDFIEGLSAKYQVNEINQSDFDFQKSRECFLKLLYGNMSVSLPMIVRLMTGSKMSNKLKDYLNEEEKREECLAQLDKLMAEYDILLTPVTATAAFLHKSPVKTLGHQAIYDDILVDDTKVPYSVANMGYTTPFSLTANPIIVIPIGKTPKGLPLGLQVVGRRMHEYDLLKYAGIIAQ from the coding sequence GTGTTTTTTTTGGAATCAAAAATGATATGGCAGATAAAAAATGTTAAAGAAAAAAAGATAACGGTTCTCGAGATTGTTAAAGAAAGACTTTCGCTGTTGGAAAGGCATAAATCCTGTAATGCTGTTATTTGTTACGATAAAAAAGCGGTTTTGGAGCAGGCAGCTGAGCTTGATAACAGCATTAAGGAGGGAAAATCCTCAGGAAAGCTTGCAGGTGCTATAATAACGGTTAAGGATAATCTGGAGGTGAAGGGACTAAGTGCAACGGCAGGAATGAAAAAATATATTAACAATATCCCATCTCAAGATTGTGATGTAGTGAAGAAATTAAGAGACGAGGGTGCTATAATCCTGGGAAAAACCAATATGCCTGCAGGAGCTATGGACATGCAAACCTTTAATGATATATATGGCAGAACAAATCATCCTGACTTTCCTGAATACACATGCGGAGGCAGCAGTGGTGGTGGAGCAGCTGCAATAAAACTTGGTATCAGTGACGCAGACATAGGGAATGATTTTATGGGTTCGATTCGGGTGCCTGCACACTTTTGCGGTATTTATGGAATGATTGGTACTGACAGGATTATACCTCTGGAAAACATAGTCGGGGGAAAGCCTTATGGAAGCACCATGTCAGATATTCTTCGCATTGGGATACAAGCTTCAGATTTGAGCGAATTGCATCTATTGTTTACAATTATTGCAGATGAATCAAAAATATTTCCGTTAAAACAAAATTCAGGTCAGCTAAAAATAGCGTATACAAAAGACTGTGGGGATTTGCCTATATCCAAGGAATATGCCACGTGCTTTACTGATTTTATTGAAGGGCTGTCTGCAAAATATCAGGTAAATGAAATTAATCAGTCTGACTTCGATTTTCAAAAATCACGTGAGTGTTTTTTAAAACTATTGTATGGTAATATGTCTGTCTCACTTCCAATGATAGTCAGGTTAATGACGGGCTCCAAAATGTCCAACAAATTAAAGGACTATTTAAATGAAGAGGAGAAAAGAGAAGAATGTCTTGCCCAACTCGATAAGTTGATGGCAGAATACGATATTTTACTGACCCCTGTAACAGCCACAGCGGCATTTTTGCATAAAAGTCCGGTAAAAACCCTTGGCCATCAGGCAATATATGATGATATTTTAGTTGATGATACAAAAGTACCTTATTCTGTAGCGAATATGGGATACACGACACCTTTTTCACTTACCGCAAACCCTATAATTGTAATACCAATAGGAAAAACGCCAAAAGGACTGCCTCTTGGCCTACAAGTAGTCGGGAGAAGAATGCATGAGTATGATTTACTTAAATATGCAGGAATAATAGCGCAATGA
- a CDS encoding AraC family transcriptional regulator: MNTDNLIYKKQIELVMEFTEHNICSDLSLHTLSKIAGFSPYHFHRIFHSVTGKSLHQFILERRLNNCASRLLYEEGDITNIAMDFGFSSSSSFARSFKKYFGCTPTQYKKTKERKYPVAFAEIPIQQVSFDPELEKHFDEIVLPDLKAVCIGVNGLSEVWENPEINRAYEMIFTWLKESNRLTENTKIFGVTMDTPEVQNLSSCRYYACAASESYILDECLAYRVFQTSGKYICCKINRSIKDFATYFFRHMDYLYGFYMVAHKLSPDNRPFVEFYERMPDGDIYINFCVPTKNSKK, encoded by the coding sequence GTGAATACAGATAATCTTATATATAAAAAGCAGATTGAGTTGGTAATGGAATTTACAGAACATAATATTTGTTCAGATTTATCATTGCATACTTTATCAAAAATTGCCGGATTTTCACCTTACCATTTTCACCGTATTTTCCATTCTGTCACAGGGAAAAGCTTGCATCAGTTTATCCTGGAACGCAGATTAAACAACTGTGCCAGTCGGCTTCTATATGAAGAAGGTGATATTACTAATATTGCTATGGATTTTGGATTCTCATCATCAAGTTCATTTGCAAGGAGTTTTAAGAAATATTTTGGATGTACGCCGACTCAGTATAAAAAAACAAAAGAGCGCAAGTATCCGGTTGCGTTTGCAGAAATACCTATACAACAGGTTTCATTTGATCCGGAACTGGAAAAGCACTTTGATGAAATAGTGCTTCCCGATTTAAAGGCTGTTTGTATTGGTGTAAACGGGCTGTCGGAAGTGTGGGAAAATCCTGAGATTAACAGGGCTTACGAAATGATTTTTACATGGCTGAAAGAAAGTAACAGGTTAACAGAAAATACAAAAATTTTTGGGGTTACCATGGATACCCCTGAGGTGCAAAATTTATCTTCATGCAGGTACTATGCCTGTGCTGCTTCAGAATCATATATTCTTGATGAATGTTTGGCTTACAGAGTTTTTCAAACATCCGGAAAGTATATTTGCTGTAAAATAAACCGAAGTATAAAGGACTTTGCAACGTATTTTTTTAGACATATGGATTATCTTTATGGATTTTATATGGTGGCGCATAAATTATCGCCTGACAACCGTCCGTTTGTGGAATTTTATGAAAGGATGCCGGATGGAGATATTTATATTAATTTCTGTGTGCCAACAAAAAATAGCAAGAAATGA
- a CDS encoding ABC transporter permease subunit encodes MKLQILKYELKKIFYKKSSIISLAVLGICMGFMLFSCLSEISYTDAEGNHINGIKAVRLLKSEKMQWNGIISPETVRKVITKNSAINSNSQYKGMKESDIKLSNMQYSRKQGFMDIRELINLSYGEVHSYDYYLIDRLSPDVANTFYTNRVGQIKTLATSQEADYLTKNEKNYLINSAQTLFTPFNYSYADGWLNALERSATVLFALAFVICILLAPIFSVEYQTCCDAILLSTEHGKRKGIVYKLIAGLLSASLVYWITAGVVYCFMFTVFGVEGGDCPIQASFSGWKSFYHVTNIQSFWMVLILGYVGCMFIGSLTMFLSSKVKTSFATIILIFIFIMVPATIGKSLITESVWNKIIDILPHQMLLGWNIFRTYILYDIGGKVVTPYEVLPVLYGTLAVILLPFAYNSFRKHKIA; translated from the coding sequence ATGAAATTGCAGATTTTGAAATATGAGCTTAAAAAAATATTTTATAAAAAAAGTTCAATTATTAGTCTGGCAGTACTGGGGATTTGCATGGGATTTATGTTGTTTTCCTGTTTGTCAGAGATTTCATATACTGATGCTGAAGGAAATCATATTAATGGAATTAAGGCAGTACGGCTGCTGAAAAGTGAAAAAATGCAGTGGAATGGGATTATATCACCTGAGACTGTGAGAAAAGTTATAACAAAAAACAGCGCCATCAATTCAAACAGTCAATACAAAGGTATGAAGGAATCAGACATTAAGCTTTCCAATATGCAATATTCAAGAAAGCAAGGATTTATGGACATCCGTGAGCTCATCAATTTATCTTATGGAGAAGTTCATTCATATGATTATTACTTAATTGACAGGTTGAGTCCCGATGTAGCAAATACGTTTTATACAAATCGGGTTGGCCAGATAAAAACATTAGCGACTTCTCAGGAAGCAGACTACCTTACAAAAAACGAAAAAAATTATTTGATTAATTCTGCTCAAACGCTATTTACACCATTTAATTATTCCTATGCAGATGGCTGGTTGAACGCTTTGGAGAGGAGCGCAACAGTTTTGTTCGCTTTGGCCTTTGTTATTTGTATTTTGTTGGCACCAATATTCTCTGTAGAGTATCAAACCTGCTGTGATGCAATTTTACTTTCCACTGAGCATGGAAAGAGAAAAGGAATTGTATATAAGCTGATTGCCGGATTATTGTCAGCTTCACTTGTGTATTGGATTACTGCAGGCGTAGTTTACTGCTTTATGTTTACGGTATTTGGAGTTGAAGGTGGTGATTGCCCTATTCAAGCATCTTTTTCAGGATGGAAAAGTTTTTATCATGTTACGAATATCCAATCTTTTTGGATGGTATTGATTTTGGGTTATGTTGGTTGTATGTTTATTGGCAGCCTGACAATGTTTCTTTCTTCAAAAGTAAAAACTTCCTTTGCAACAATTATCCTGATATTCATATTTATCATGGTTCCTGCTACAATAGGTAAGTCCCTGATTACTGAGAGCGTATGGAATAAAATAATTGATATATTACCACATCAGATGCTGTTAGGGTGGAATATATTCAGAACGTACATACTTTATGATATCGGAGGAAAAGTAGTTACACCTTATGAAGTGCTTCCTGTTTTATATGGCACATTAGCTGTTATATTATTACCCTTTGCCTATAATTCATTTCGTAAACATAAGATAGCTTGA
- a CDS encoding CXXX repeat peptide modification system protein, translating to MTETVGIVTEEERNEIESLFEKKCALENLMKIVDVNENEPLYNKIISDYGVVIKQFDRWWKVTSQKYQWEGGNWSINFESREIFMDKVAESDG from the coding sequence ATGACTGAAACAGTCGGTATCGTAACAGAAGAAGAAAGAAATGAAATTGAGAGCCTGTTTGAAAAAAAGTGTGCATTGGAAAATCTAATGAAGATAGTTGATGTTAATGAAAATGAACCTCTCTATAATAAGATCATATCTGATTATGGCGTCGTCATTAAGCAGTTTGATCGGTGGTGGAAGGTCACTAGCCAGAAGTACCAATGGGAAGGTGGCAATTGGAGTATCAACTTTGAATCGAGAGAAATTTTTATGGATAAAGTGGCTGAATCAGACGGATGA
- a CDS encoding ABC transporter ATP-binding protein has protein sequence MKLQVKDLCKSFKENIAVKGTSFTLEKGVYGLLGANGAGKTTLMRMLCTLITPTGGTIQYDGEDIWTMDERYRRIIGYLPQEFGYYPEFSAEDYLLYIASLKGLKRLTAKKRVNELLEVVSLTKVRKKKIKTFSGGMKRRLGIAQAVLNDPEILILDEPTAGLDPKERIRFRTLISHIAEERIVLLSTHIVSDLESTAKEILIMKEGSIIAQGDVEKLLSEVKDKTWTCLTDFKEVKELRSNYLFSNEKNCGDKVELRIISDTKPSNSAIQVEPALEDLFIYYFGEVNEIADFEI, from the coding sequence ATGAAGCTGCAAGTAAAGGATTTATGTAAAAGCTTTAAAGAAAATATAGCTGTAAAAGGTACTAGCTTTACATTGGAAAAAGGTGTATACGGTCTCTTAGGGGCTAATGGTGCAGGGAAGACAACACTCATGCGTATGCTGTGCACCTTAATTACTCCTACCGGTGGAACAATACAGTACGATGGGGAAGATATTTGGACTATGGATGAAAGGTATAGAAGAATTATAGGCTACCTGCCTCAGGAATTTGGATATTATCCGGAGTTTTCAGCAGAGGATTATTTGCTATACATAGCTTCACTAAAAGGATTAAAACGTTTAACTGCAAAGAAGCGTGTAAATGAGCTGCTGGAAGTAGTCTCGCTGACAAAAGTAAGAAAAAAGAAGATTAAAACCTTTTCAGGAGGAATGAAGAGAAGGCTGGGAATTGCACAGGCAGTACTTAATGATCCTGAAATTTTAATTCTGGATGAGCCAACTGCAGGACTTGATCCAAAAGAAAGAATACGTTTTCGAACACTTATAAGCCATATTGCAGAGGAGAGGATAGTTTTATTGTCTACACATATTGTGTCAGATTTAGAATCTACAGCAAAAGAAATTCTTATAATGAAAGAAGGAAGTATTATAGCACAGGGGGATGTAGAAAAGTTACTATCAGAAGTAAAAGACAAGACATGGACTTGCCTTACTGATTTCAAAGAGGTGAAAGAATTGCGTTCCAATTATTTATTCAGTAATGAGAAGAATTGTGGTGACAAGGTCGAACTCCGAATTATATCAGATACAAAACCATCAAATTCTGCAATCCAAGTTGAGCCTGCTTTGGAAGATTTATTTATATATTATTTTGGTGAGGTGAATGAAATTGCAGATTTTGAAATATGA
- a CDS encoding sugar-binding protein: MRNLKKLIAIVLVISVLATLSVPAFASGNANADAQYLEKINLIKGDGNGVNADYLAKGTTRIQVAVIILKMHGLDAEALKFSSKENFADANSLAWKDGRNILAYLKANPQLGWTGVGGGKFDPNGPATAQMVYKLMLEALGYKSGKDFTYANTIKFAAEKGLTKISTVKGQISNANLVTALKETLDTPVVGGTNTLAQTLGYEKAQRVTVDANGFDANGRVVAYYGSPDSIDGDIEDAWKLAEPVKFTKISSGSTDTTATIKVMWDDKAVYFLAEVKDANVSDASGNVYEKDSVEFFLDQDNKRIGTYEGDDSQFRINFKNERSTDHGDLTNLYSAAKKVAGGYVIEGRVALSEIPANGKVMGIEGQINDATGNKRIATMNIFDSTGTAYQDTKKFGQMLLTGKGLNSVSKPNFYDLKSLVMSAKDIELQRYSNGNVVDKLIKDSELAIADKASTQAKFDELCVKLQATIDNLVHNDLSFDEKECRDIPKAYKMSDPENIRGSIVKVDYKTNTYDQEAKALDKNMLVYLPHGYDANDKTKKYDILYLIHGNAESQNTAFGGVGQNSELMRAVDNLIAAGKMKPMIIVTPTWYNTAPYTPERQKEDGMFRIKNFHNELVKDIIPTIEGKFNVYAKSNSEKDLLAARNHRAVAGFSMGSACTWYNYIYSINYFKYYVPISLWCWQDIDSIKKEGYNFTGTDDEIKAKYLAEVAKRAGYTKDDIRIFCATGTADLAYGGMNTQIAEMKKLTDTFVYSADLRKGNFYYITLKGGAHNWTCVDRYLYNILPDLFVDNK; the protein is encoded by the coding sequence ATGAGAAATCTCAAAAAGTTAATTGCAATAGTCTTGGTAATAAGTGTACTCGCAACACTTTCCGTACCTGCATTTGCTAGTGGTAACGCTAATGCTGATGCACAGTATTTGGAAAAAATTAATTTAATCAAAGGCGATGGGAATGGTGTAAATGCTGATTACCTTGCAAAAGGAACTACAAGAATTCAGGTGGCAGTAATCATTCTTAAAATGCATGGATTAGATGCTGAGGCTCTTAAATTTTCATCTAAAGAGAACTTTGCCGATGCTAATTCATTAGCATGGAAAGACGGAAGAAATATTTTAGCATATCTTAAGGCTAATCCGCAGTTAGGATGGACTGGTGTAGGCGGAGGCAAATTTGATCCTAACGGCCCGGCTACCGCTCAGATGGTTTACAAGCTAATGCTTGAAGCGTTAGGTTACAAATCAGGAAAAGACTTTACATATGCAAACACAATTAAGTTTGCGGCTGAAAAGGGTCTTACCAAGATAAGTACTGTAAAAGGTCAGATAAGTAATGCTAATTTGGTAACTGCACTTAAGGAAACTCTTGATACACCGGTTGTCGGCGGAACAAATACTCTTGCTCAGACGCTGGGCTATGAAAAGGCTCAAAGAGTTACAGTTGATGCAAATGGTTTTGATGCCAACGGAAGAGTTGTTGCTTACTATGGTTCACCCGATAGTATTGACGGAGACATTGAAGATGCTTGGAAGCTAGCTGAACCTGTAAAATTTACAAAGATAAGTTCCGGTAGTACGGATACAACAGCAACCATAAAGGTGATGTGGGATGATAAGGCTGTGTATTTCCTGGCTGAAGTAAAGGATGCTAACGTTTCAGATGCTTCCGGTAATGTTTATGAAAAAGATAGCGTTGAATTTTTCTTAGACCAAGATAATAAGAGAATCGGAACATATGAAGGCGATGATAGTCAGTTTAGAATTAATTTTAAAAATGAAAGATCCACTGACCATGGTGATTTAACAAATCTATATTCAGCTGCAAAGAAAGTAGCAGGCGGTTATGTAATCGAAGGACGTGTTGCATTATCTGAGATCCCGGCAAACGGTAAGGTAATGGGTATAGAAGGTCAGATTAATGATGCAACAGGAAATAAAAGAATAGCTACTATGAATATATTTGATTCCACTGGTACTGCTTATCAGGATACTAAAAAGTTCGGTCAGATGCTTTTAACCGGTAAAGGTCTCAATTCAGTATCAAAACCAAACTTTTATGATTTGAAATCCTTAGTTATGAGTGCAAAGGATATCGAACTGCAACGTTATTCTAACGGTAATGTAGTTGACAAACTAATTAAAGATTCAGAATTAGCTATTGCTGATAAAGCTTCAACACAAGCAAAATTTGACGAGTTGTGCGTTAAATTACAAGCTACTATTGATAATTTGGTACATAACGACTTATCCTTTGATGAAAAAGAGTGCAGAGATATACCAAAGGCATACAAGATGTCAGATCCTGAGAACATAAGAGGATCTATCGTAAAAGTTGACTACAAAACAAATACTTACGATCAAGAAGCAAAAGCTTTAGACAAGAATATGCTTGTTTACCTTCCTCACGGATATGATGCCAACGATAAAACTAAGAAATATGATATATTATACCTGATTCATGGTAATGCTGAGAGTCAGAATACTGCTTTTGGCGGTGTTGGTCAGAATTCCGAGCTTATGAGAGCAGTTGATAATTTAATTGCTGCCGGTAAGATGAAGCCAATGATTATCGTTACTCCTACTTGGTATAATACAGCTCCATACACTCCTGAAAGACAGAAGGAAGATGGAATGTTCCGTATTAAGAATTTCCATAATGAATTAGTGAAGGATATCATACCTACAATCGAAGGAAAATTTAATGTATATGCTAAGTCCAACAGTGAAAAAGACTTGCTTGCAGCAAGAAATCACAGAGCTGTTGCCGGATTCTCTATGGGTTCAGCCTGCACTTGGTATAACTACATTTACAGTATAAACTACTTTAAATACTATGTTCCAATTAGTTTGTGGTGCTGGCAGGATATAGACTCAATAAAGAAAGAAGGATATAATTTCACAGGAACCGATGATGAGATCAAAGCTAAGTATTTAGCTGAAGTCGCTAAAAGAGCGGGTTATACAAAAGATGATATACGAATCTTCTGTGCAACAGGTACAGCTGATTTAGCTTACGGTGGAATGAATACCCAAATTGCTGAAATGAAGAAACTTACTGATACGTTTGTTTATTCAGCAGATCTTAGAAAGGGTAACTTCTATTACATAACCTTGAAGGGCGGAGCTCATAACTGGACCTGCGTGGATCGTTATTTATACAATATATTGCCAGATTTATTCGTAGATAACAAATAA